The Shewanella mesophila genome contains the following window.
ATAAAAATAAAGCCAGGATAGATCATAGCTTGGTTAACTTTTCCTTGTAGCTCGTTTTGGAATTTTAAGTTTTTCCCAAGTCGCTCTAGGGTAATTGCAAGTTTGCCTGACTCTTCACCAATACGAACCATCTGACAAAATAGATTGTTAAAATAACGAGGATATTTAGCAAAAGCGATATGGAGCGAATGGCCACCTCGCACCGACTCTGTTATCTCCGCCAGCATCGCAGCAGCAGTGCTATTTGCATTAGAATCGGACATCATCTCAAATGCCCTATCAAGCTGTACACCATTGCGCAACAGCAAGGACAACTCCATAACTAACTGTTCTAATTCACCATTACTTATTCGATTAAATAAACCACTTTCAACCTTTTTCTCGTGTACCGATAATGGATGTAACTCCTTTTCTTTTACTATTAGTAGCGCAGCGAATTCAGACTCAGCCCGAATTCGCCCTCTTACTTTTGCACCCGATTTATCTAACGCCTCGAATTCCCACGTTTGCATTAGCCAGCCACCCGCATCACTTCTTCATAGGTGGTCACACCATTCAAGACCTTAAGCAGCCCATCCTCTTTTAATGTTCGCAAATTATTTTCAATTCTAAACTCTCGAACTTTTTCTATAAAAGTGTGATCTTTAGGCATTGATTGTACTTCTATATTATTCGGTAAGTATTCAAGAATTGCCATCCGACCTTTAAAGCCACTACCACCGCAGCTTTCACAACCTTTTTGAATACAAATATGCGGATGAGAGACTCCATATTGCTTAGCAATATGGTTCACTTCAGGTAGCTCAAGTAGGTGCTGAACATTTGGGTCTGGCACTTTACAGTTTGGACACAATGTTCTGACTAGACGCTGCGCCATAATCGATATGACAGACGCATTCAATAGAAACTCTTCGACACCTAAGTCTAATAATCGAGTGAAGGTGGTTGGTGCGTCGTTAGTATGTACTGTACTGAAAACTAAATGCCCAGTTAAAGATGATTGCATTGCAATCCTTGCTGTTTCATGATCGCGAATTTCACCTATCATGATAATATCAGGATCCTGACGCACAATACTTCGTAGGCCTTTCGCAAAATCATATCCAATTTCAGTGTTTACTTGTACTTGATTAATGCCGTCAAGTTGATATTCGATAGGATCTTCAAGTGTAATAATTTTAACAGCCGGTTGATTTAACTTTGCCAAAAAAGAATACAAACTGGTTGTTTTGCCGGAGCCTGTTGGCCCTGTCATCAAGATAACACCAGTGGTTCTTGCTAAGTCTTTTTCAATTCGAGAAATCAAATCAAGCTCATAACCAATGGTATCTAAACCAAAGCTAACAGACTCCTTAAGCAGAAAACGCATAACCATACTTTCGCCTTCGCCTAAGGGCAGCGAAGAGACACGGATATCTAGCTCTTTTCCTGCGACACTGGTTTCAATCTTACCATCTTGCGGCTTTCGCCTTTCAGCAATATCCATTCCAGACAATATTTTTATACGAGATATAACCCCCAACTGCAGATCAATTGGGATATTCTCACTCAAGTGTAAAATACCATCTACTCGATATCTCACACGATATTGACCTTTATAAGGTTCAATATGCATATCTGAAGCACGAAGTTTAATGCCTTTTACGATTAAACTATTTACAAGATTAACCGTAGGAGCACCAAACGCCAGCTCACGTAGGCGTTCTAGTTCATTACCACCTTTTACACTTGTCAATTTTTGTTCGGAGCTACGCTCTGCCAATAACTTAATGCGTAATTCATCAAACTGCGATTGCGTCGCAAGATGGACATCTAAATCAAATTCAGAATCAATCCATAATTCATAAATTTGGATATTAAGAGGATCTAAAACGGCCACTGATAGCAAGCCGTCACGGCCTCCTTGAGCGAAAGGTAGAATACCTTCCTCAACACCTTTACTGACATCAAGTGACAATATAAATTCTGGTGTCAGTGATAGTTCGATATCGGAAGTGAATAAAGGTAGTGATAAGTAGTCGGCATACAAAGAGGTTAATTCATCTTTTTGTATAACGCCTAAGTTAATCAAAATCTTCTCTATTCGGCCACCTAACTCTTGTTGATAATCTAGTGCTCTTTGGAGTTGGTCGTGGGAAACAATTTCTTTCTCTTTTAAAAAACGAACAATACCACTACCTTGGTCTAAACTAGCCTGAGAAGTTGATGCCTCTTGATCGTTGGCTTTACTTATACTCGATATCGGCATTCTCGCCTTCTCCACCTTCACGACCATCGGCACCTAGGCTAATCATATCAAATGGACCATTATTACCAGGGAAACGGTAAACATAAGGATTACCCCACGGATCGAAAGGAACGTCTCGCGGCAAATAGGGACCATCCCATTTTTTATTAGTGCTCTGTCTCAATTCAGTTAGATTATCGGGATATTTACCAACATCCAATCGATAAGCATCAAGAGACGTCGCTAGCATTTGCATTTGTGCTGATGCCGTACCTCGACGCGAAGACTCCACTTTAGAAAACATCTGTGGCGCAACAAGAGATGCCAGAAGGCCAAGAATGACCATAACAATGAGTAGTTCAATTAACGTAAAACCCTGATTTAAAAATCTTTTACTTCTCATAATTCTTGATTACCTGATAATTATTATCGATTAAAAAAACAATAGTAAAAACATGATTCTCTAGCGAATCATAAAGCCTACAAAACCAAAGCTAATACCCTATATAAACCTATACAGTATCAAGCCTATAAGGAATGAAATGCATCTGGAAAAGAAAGGCTATTTATGATTAAACAACTGGCTTTGATGATGGTGATATCGGCGCCTATTATGACGGAAAGCTTTCACTAAAATCAAGTTACCACTAGGTGTTTGATGGAATGAATATGATTGAGTCATGTGAGTATTAAAAGTGGTCAAAATAACCGCGTTCTCTTGTGTTCACCTTGTTAAAGATTCAGCAATTATCGGTAATATTTGGCTGACTTAGTAAAATGCGTAATACGCGATCTCTTAGTGAAAACCTTTGCGACAAAATCCTTGCCAGATAGCTCCAAACAAAAGCACTGACTTCTTATCTATTTTCCTTTTGACAGCAACAAACGAATTAAACTATCAACTGTATTACTTGAGCCTACGCTAGCATCATCGTAAAATGCCCCCCTTTTATAGATAGGACAACGCTGTGAGACTGACAAAATGAACAATAAACGAGTACTAATTGCTGGAAATCATACTTGTGGAAGCCGAGGTGATTCAGCAATTCTCAGAGGGTTGATCTGTTGGATATCGAGAACAGCACCAAACATCAAATTGGTAGAAACAGCATTAAAGGAAATATTATGAAAGTCATCTATTTCCTAAGTGAGTTTCCATGCTACTCAGAAACATTTATCATTAATCAAATCAATGGACTAATTGAACGCGGTATTGATATTCAGATCATTACCCTGAAACAGGGTGAAGCCAAAGATATCGAAATCATTAAACGCCACGATCTAATATCTCGAACCACTTGCCTCACAGATGTATCTGACGGCAGTATTAACAAGCGCTATGTACAACTTAAAAACATTCTCTTTTCTCTGACTAATTCAAATTTCAGGAAAATAATGATGAGAAAGTTGAAAGATAAAAACTTTGGTTTTGTTAACTATGCCAATCTCATCAAAAAAAGAAGCCACTTTGAAGCCGATGCCATTGTTGCTCACTTTGGCCCTAGTGCCATTATTGCCGATGACTTAATTGAGCTTGGCTGCTTGTCTGGCAAACTCTATCCCGTTTTTCATGGGTATGACATTAGCCACAAAAATGTACTAAAAAAATATTTACCTGCATATCAACGTCTATTTAAAAAAGAGATTATAGCACTTCCTATCAGTGAGTTATGGCGACAAAAACTATTAGAATTTGGCTGTCCAGCAGAAAAAATTCTTGTTAATCGTATGGGGATCGATGCTGATTGTTTTACCTTCAACCCCCAAGTAAAACTCCACTCGCCTTTGCAATTGCTCACCGTCGCACGTCACTCAGAGAAAAAAGGATTAGAGTATTCGATACGAGCGATGAAACTTTTACAGGCTGCCAACATTGATTTCCAATATAATATTATTGGTACAGGTCCTTTATTCGACAATCATCTGCAATTAATTCGCGAGCTGGGGCTAAAAAATTCGGTGACATTACTGGGCTATCAAGATCCAAACGCAATTAACCAACATTTAGAAAATACAGATGTATTTATCCTACCAAGCGTTACCGCAGAATCTGGAGATATGGAAGGCATTCCAGTTGCGTTAATGGAGGCTATGGCCAAGGGCGTCATCTGTTTATCCACATTACACAGTGGAATTCCAGAACTGATTGAAAATAATCACAGTGGCTATTTAGTCCCCGAACGAGATCCTAACGCATTGGCGACCATATTAACTGAAATAGTTAATGGAAAACACAATCTTGCACAGATCAAGGCTACCGCGTTACAAACAATTTTAGATATTTACAACCAAAAACATATTTATGATCAACTAGCCGACTTGCTAAGGAATAATACAAAGTGAGTCAACTCAAAAAACAAGCGAGTTGGACCCTAATCTCCAGTGTCGTGACAGCTATCGTACAAATGACTCAAATGGTCATTCTAGCTAGATTAGTCACAGTAGATGAGATCGGACTGCTTGCAATAGCAAATATTGCTATTGCACTTGTACTGGTATTTCAAGATATGGGGCTTAGTAATTATCTTATACATCGGCAAAATACAACATCTAGCGAAAACTCTGCGCTACTATTTGTTAGTCTATGTATTGGTATTTCATTAGCTGTAATAACAGTTGTTATTTCCCCCTTCATCAGTCAATTTTATCAACAACCCAAACTTACACATCTTCTTTCTACTGCTTCAGTAAATTTTGCCATAATAGGTGTGTGTTCATTATTTCAAGCAAGCTTAGTCCGAAATTTCAAACAAAAATCACTTGCAAAAATTGAGATAGTTGCACGTATTATCAGCTTTTCATTTGTTATTTTTTATCTTTTTTTGTTCGAAATAAATATTATTGCCATAATATATGGAACCATTGTTAATGCCATCATAAAACTTATTCTTTTTTCTACCTTTAGATCTAATGATTTTAAATTTTCTTATAAACCAGAGTGGTCAATAGTCCTCCCTGCATGTAAGTTTGGTATATATCAAGTAGGCTCTCAAGTCATTAATCAATTAAGAACACAAGCAGATCAAATTATTTTAGGAAAATTACTGGGAATGGAGGTGTTAGGTTTTTACTCTATCGCTAAAGAACTTATAATGAAACCAATACGCTTCATTGGTCCATTGATTTCTAGACTATTGTTACCAAGATTTGCGATAAATCAACAAAACGATGCTAAGACGAGCCAATTACATATAAAGACTATACAAGTATTAAGCTGGTGCAATTGTTTGATTTACGCTTTTATCAGCCTACTTGCCTACCCGATCATTTTACTCTTATATGGCATTCGCTACCTAGAAAGTGCAACACTACTGGCCATTCTAGGACTATTTGGCATGATAAGACCATTAGGTGGTGTATTTGCAGCATTAGCTCAATCAAGAGGACGGAGTGATATCGAATTCGGGTGGAACATCATCGCTGGTATTATTATGACATTAGCCATTAGCATCGCAGCACTGAACGGCAGTGCATTAACGGTTGCGATAACTCTGTCTGCCATTCAAGTTTTTCTGACTCTTTTATCAAGTTTCTACTTTAGTTACACACTCAAACTTGATACTCAACGCACTTTCATAAAAACAATAGCTATACCATTACTTATATCAATCGCAGTTACTGTATTGACTTCTATCTTAGCGACAAATTTGACTACGTCATCATAATCAACAAGTAAGCCTATCTGAAGCCAGGGCGGGATCATACTTTGTTAATAGTAGGGAACTTCTTCGATCAATGAAAGGTGTTGAAGGCGTATTTACTCGGACGCTTACGAAATAGGAATAGGTACACTTACATTAATCCTGTTTGAGGTATTCCAGGGAGAACATCCGGTGTCATTACATGCGCGAACACGGTACTCAGATGTTCTGGCTGGTTGATTAGTATAGGTCACCGACGTTTGCGGGGCAGTATATGTCTTTCGATATGTCCAAGCCCAATTACTGGTAGCTGAACGATATTCCCTTTCGTAATAGTCCGCATTGCTGACACTACTCCAGGTAATGGTAATATCATTACCGTTAGAGACTGATGCATTCACTGGGTTGGGAGAAATAGGAATAGGTACACTTACATTAATCCTGTTTGAGGTATTCCAGGGAGAACATCCGGTGTCATTACATGCGCGAACACGGTACTCAGATGTTCTGGCTGGTTGATTGGTATAGGTCACCGACGTTTGCGGGGCAGTATATGTCTTTCGATATGTCCAAGCCCAATTACTGGTAGCTGAACGATATTCCCTTTCGTAATAGTCCGCATTGCTGACACTACTCCAGGTAATGGTAATATCATTACCGTTAGAGACTGATGCATTCACTGGGTTGGGAGAAGCAGGTAGAGGGATATCTGTAGATAAATCATCACCAGCAAACAATGCATATAACTTACCTTCAGTAAAGCTAACTTCTGTTGGTGCTGTTGCATAAACAACATCTAACCCTGTGTTTTTCGTTTGCACTCTGATTCGTTCAATATGTTTATTAGGCGCTATAGAATAATGGCTCCAAGAGCCATCACCATTTTTTTCCGCTACACGAATTTGTTTATCATCACTAACATAGTATGTTCTAACTCGATTACCAACAAGAGTATGGCCTAAAGCAGCAATAGTATCTTGTGTGCTGAATAAACTAGTTCTATCTACCCACGAGTCGCCATTCCAGCGAATATGGAAAACTTCATAATCACGGCTACCGTTACTTGTATTATTGGTACGATACCTATACACAACACTAGGTCTATTTCCCTCACCTAAAGCTAACTTAGCTGATTGCAGACCTTTACCTACATTGTTTGATGTGAAGCTTTCACCAGATTCTAGCCCTTGATAAAAAATCCCTTGTGTAGATAAGGTTACTGGGCTGGCAACTTCAGTCCCATCAGCAGTTCTAGTTTTGCCAGTGTCAGGCTCATATTTCACGTAACTACCATAATGGCGATCTGCTCTAGGGTGGTCATAAGACCATTCCCAAATTATATGAACATCGCCATTCTCATCGACAGCAACATCATCAGGATAAACACGAGTATTGGTTTGTGATGCAAAGGTGGTAAGCAAACTCCATATTTGAGTATTAGTATCCCAACGGAATAACAACCCTTTACCTATGTCCTCTCCACTAACATCGCGGACAATTACATAAACATCGCCATCTGGTGCTGTCGTAGCAACAGGGTATGTGTATTGACCTGAACTGAAGCCTATATCTGTATTACGTTTAATCTTAGCTACACTCTCAGGACTTTCAGAACGGAAATATCTAAAACCATCTGTGTCACTATGATGATCTGCAAACACATGAACATAACCATCGCCATCAACTGCAACTGTGGGTTGGTCATGACCAATATCATCATTATGTACCCAGTGACTGCCGTCAGCATTTTTTATGTAACCTTCAGTGTAGTCACCATTCTGATCACGTTTTGCAATTTTAACTTTGTGATTTCCATTAGATGTACCAATAGAATTAAAAGCAAAATAAGCATCATCTCCTTTTAAGGATAATGGCACCCACCAGCCAGCTTGGTTACTCGAATCAACATATGCCACCTCCTCAATTTTAACGTCAGCTTGCGCAAGGCTCATTGTCAATGATATAAATAATGAACAACCTAAGATCTTTCTTAATAACATAAATACCCCTTCATAGTATTATCTATTATCGAACTAGTGAATAAATTTGATTTAACATATCGCAAGTCGGTGTATTCAGGTGGTAATTACCGAGCAAATGGTCAATACGCTTGATACCATGTAGTATTGTAATGACGCGCATGGTGTTGTTCTAGTTTGTTTTGGCGAAATTGATTAGATCAAACAGCACCATGCGTGTCTACAAATTGGTTGTAAAAGAAATTATCTGGGGATTCCTTAGACAAGGACATCCACGCAATTTTTTGCTTTATAATTATAAATACTTTCCAATAACTTCTAATGCTACACGCTTAGTAAATTGTACTTCATCATTTACATGTTGAGCACATTTCTCCTTTACAGATTCAATATTATCAAGCACGTAAGATATTTTTTTAAAGGTATCATCAGCATCAACATCACGGATCCAAATAGAGCGATCATCGAAATTAAGCTGCTCTAAAACACCTTTTGATTTGTGTTCATAAAAAATGGCAAACGCAGGTGTGCCAAATCGCATAGAAATAATTGCACTATGTAGTCGGGTACCAATTGTCAATTGGCATTGACCTAAAACATTTCCAATTTCTAGATCATTTAGTTCATCTTGAATTATGTAGAACATTTCAGTATTACGAACATATTTGTTAATACATTGTTTAACAACACGATCATCATTATGATATGAATCAAGATTTGTACAAGTATTAACAGCAATGACTGGATGACCTCGTTCGTTTAACCAATTAACTAAATTTGCCATTTTTTGTTCAAATTGATCTTGCGTTATGCCTAATCGCTTATCAAATGGAGCTAGACTACGAGCAGTAATTGCAACGGTATTATGGCCTAATTGCTCTTGAATATGCGCAGGCAGTTTGACACGTTTAGGTTCCACTAACCACGCACAATCTCCACCATTTATAAGATTAAAGTTGGTAAAGCCAGCTTTCTCAATCATTTTTTTAGTTTCACTTTCTCGCAAAACAATCGCGTCAGTACGGGACAAAATTGATTGGGTAATCTTATTAAATCGATCGATAGAAAATGGTCCAATACTATGCCCAAGAACGATGACAGGAACATCTTTAGCTTTTGCTAACTGCATGATGTCATAGTTATTAGTACCATAATAATCAACAAAGTAAGAACCACCAACCATAACAACAAGATCATACTCCACGATCTTATTAAGTTGTAACCTAAACGCTTCAGGTAACATAAAGCTAAAACGCCCACGAAACCTAGATACCCAGTCTAAAATTTCTGGTAAAAAACGATGTTGAACTCGAGCAAAAAATTTACTGTTTGGGTTTAAATAGTACTCGAACATACGGTCTGTAAGAAAGGTATGCTCAGGCAGGTTAAACCTACCAGCTGAGGGGAAACGGGTTAACGTTTCAATATGAGCATTAGGGTAAGACGCAGAAATAGTATCCACTATACCACGTAAAATAGCTGCGTCCCCACGATTCGCACAGCTATGACAGCCCGCAAGCAGAATTTTTTGTTGTGACATATATACTCCCTAATTATTAGGATTGCCATTATAAGGAGTAGTTAAATTGCAAGCAAACGAAAAGTCACATTAATTCCATTAAGTCATCACTAACTATATGTGGTCTGTAATATCACCTATCCGACATAACAATTACTTACCTGCAAAAAAATTAATAACATTAATATCAATTCGGGAGGATACCATTCACTCGCTTATATATTTAATTTGGCACCTAGCATTTTTTGTTTATTGTGCTGCCCCCTTGCTTTTATAGAACTAGAGAAAACCAGGGAGTTTACAGAAATAGATCAAAACGCTTAAGCAGAATAGTACATTTCGAATAATTACTAAATCGTAATAGTTACTATCTTCGCCGTAAAACTGCTTTGTTTCCTAAATCGAACTAACTGTATATTCCGTCTTCTTTGACCAGTGTTCCGATTTTGGTTGGCTTTACCATGAGCGCGGTGGTGATTGCTAAATCACTAAACACAAGCGGCCGACCTTTTTTGCCGAATTTAGTTATGGCCTTCCAAGCAGAGATGACTTTCTCATCAATCCAGAAGGTCAGCGAACCACGGTTAATCAATGCTTGATTGTACTGTTTCCAGTTAGTTGTTTTATAGCGGGCTTCGACACGGTTGATTTATGAGTCTGTGAATGATGTCGATCTGATCATTAATTACAGATTTAGTTCAATCGATTTAAGAAACAAAACCCCGCAAAACTGCACTTTCATACCATAACTAGCATCAAATTCGATTGAAAAATCCATTTAACGCATAAAAGCAGAAATATCGAAACGAAGGTAGAAACGGTAACTTTTCTACTTCGCGGTATACTCTCCACTGATACTTAGCAGCAATTATTTTATTCGAAGAGACACTATTCGCGGCCACAGTATAGTCGGCTAGTACCTCTGTTAACCCATGAGCATCGCCAATCTGTCGCATAATTTTAAGCCAGAGCGCAAAATCTTGTCTCTTTGCTATATTTGGCATATACACTTTACCATTTAAGCGTTTCGTATCGTAAAGTGCTGTAAGACAACCAATGCGACAACACTTTAACAACTCTTCGTAAGTTAATTTTTCAGGGGGGATAATAAAACCTAACTCGCGACCAGATTCATCAACTCTGCGATACGCGGTATAAGACAAAGCAACTTTATGTTTATCCATAAATGTCAATTGTTTGCTTAGTTTTTTGGGATACCACATATCATCAGCATCAAGAAAAGCGATATAACGACCATTAGCATGACTAATTCCCCTATTACGGCTTACAGCTGGTCCTGCATTCCATTTACGAGTAATGAGTTTTATTCTATGGTCTTTATCAGCATAAGCTTGTACAACAGCTCTAGTATTATCAGTTGAACAATCATCGACAATGAGCATTTCCCAATGCTCATAATCCTGTTGTTGGACCGACTTTATCGTTGCACCAATACTTTCAGCGCAATTAAATGATGGAGTAATAACAGACACTAATTTATTTTTCATCGACGAACCCGTCATCACTTCGAAACGGGCATAAAATACCCCTTTAATAACAAAATAAACGAGAATTTCCCCTCAAGCTGAAACTTACTTCTATTTTTTAAATAAAAATAACAGATTGCTGGTATCCCCAAAAACACGCCGAAAATCTGTCGGAACGCAACTCCTCGGCAAAGCAGTGCTTCTTCTGTATTAAACACTTTTCCAGAAGAAAGTTTCGGGTGATAACCAATCACTTGAGGACAAGACTCCAAACGCAACTTCTTATCGATTAATCTCGATAAAAAAACCGGTTCCTCACAAGCAGGAAGGCTTGTTCCAGCCCCAAGATACTCAGGAAAACAGACTCGACTATTTCGCAGCGATTCAAGCTTACAGGCCATTTCAATAGAGCCAGTCTTCAGAATAGTTTTCCTATTATGAACAATAATGTCCTTCGGATAGTCTTTGAGTAAGGCTCCAGTATCCGTATCGGCAATTTGGAAGGTGATGAGATCTGCTTTTTCCTGCTTATCAAAGGCATTTATAACAAGCTGATAAATATCAGGTTTCAAGGTGACGTCATCATCCATAATCAAAATATAGTCGCCAACGGCATTCGCAATAGCCACATTGCGGCTCTTAGCTAAGCCCATCCCTTCAAGCGCAATATAATGTATATCAGGCCTGTCATGGCAGAGCTTTTGAACTTCATCTTGAAACAGTTCTGTTTCTACTTGATGCACAACAATATACGACAAACTAGGATGCTTGTGTTTTACAACATCTTTTACAGCAGATATTCGCTCTTTATAAGTAGATATCAGAATAGATAACTTATGCATGTTTGCCTTCAAAATGGGGATACCTCAGTTTAATCTCGAGCATTTAATTATGACTTTCTCAATCGTTTGGAGACACTTAGTCTAGTTCGCGTGATAAACGCGATTAGAATGCGAATGCCTAAGCTTTTGGCATTCAAGGTTTTATGCATAGCGTTTGCTCTAACCAACCTTAAATACTCAATAAATAAATTACCACTTTGACTATTAAACAAGTGTTTAATGTCCCCACCAGATAATTCATAGTGCTCTATTATAGGAAATTGGCGTAAGGCCCTATAAGCTGCGTTTAACTGCTCATCGCCATACACACTCGACACACTCGAAGAGTGTACCCTATACATCAGTAACTTATCAGCTAAATTGACAACCTTTAACTGCTCTCGCCAACTAATTCTAAGCCAGAGTTCATAGTCCTCTGCGTGTTTGTATTCAGCATCGTAATTTAATATGTGCCCACAAACATCCACATTAAACATTACCGTAGGATGAGCAAAAGGAGAACCAAAGAGTAAAGATGCCTTCAACAACCCGTCATCACAAATAATTTTTCGGCTACCAATCTTGTTATCATTCTCATCAATATAATGGTATCCAGTTCCCACCAGGGCGACCGACTTATCATTTAGCAGATGCTGAACCTGTTTCTCAATTCTCTTCGGATGAGCAATATCATCGGCATCCATACGGGCAATAAACTTACCTTCAGCCATTTGTATAAGCTGATTAAGGGTATACACAAGCCCCCTATTTTCGCGACTAATAAACTTGACTCGATCATCGGCTTGTTGAAAAGCTTTGATAACATTTTCACTACTATCTTGAGAGCCATCATCAATTATCACTAACTCAAGATTTGGATAAGACTGGGTCAAAATGCTGTCTATAGCGGAAGTTAAAAATTTTCCTCCATTATAAACAGGCATAATGATAGACACTAAAGGAGAGTCGCTCATTGACGTACCAACTTTACAAGCATTCTTTTAATGTTATGAGTGTTAAATAGTCTGAATAGATCAAAAACCTTAATCTTGTTACCAGAGATAATAAGCAATTCACTTTCTATTGTTTTTAGGTGTTTTTTACTTAGAATATCCCTGTACTTAAACATAAACTGCTCGATACCCATTTTGGCCTTTTTTGAAGTGCTTATTCTCTCACTTTCATGGCTTATATCCATTATATAGTCAACCGAATCAAGCCCATATGCATCGCCAAACTTTTGCATGATTCTAATCCAGCAATCATAATCCTGCCAAGCGAGTAAATCTTCATCAAATAAACCAGCTTCAACAATTCGACTTCGCTCTACAAAAACCTGATTACCAACATAATTCTTATGTAATAGACGGTCGAGATCGAGTTGACCTTTTTGATTTTCACTATTTCTAGCATGAACCTTAGAAACTACTTTTCTTTGAGAATAATAGAATGAATATTGGCCATTATAGTTATTGATAAATGTGGAAATCCTTGTCGGCAAAAAAAAGTCGTCATCATCTAATCCCGTTACAAAGTGACCTGTACAGTTCTGTATTGCTAGGTTTCTCGCATGATTAGCGCCGAGAGGTTTATCAGAACGAATATATTTCACTCTAT
Protein-coding sequences here:
- a CDS encoding glycosyltransferase, with the translated sequence MKVIYFLSEFPCYSETFIINQINGLIERGIDIQIITLKQGEAKDIEIIKRHDLISRTTCLTDVSDGSINKRYVQLKNILFSLTNSNFRKIMMRKLKDKNFGFVNYANLIKKRSHFEADAIVAHFGPSAIIADDLIELGCLSGKLYPVFHGYDISHKNVLKKYLPAYQRLFKKEIIALPISELWRQKLLEFGCPAEKILVNRMGIDADCFTFNPQVKLHSPLQLLTVARHSEKKGLEYSIRAMKLLQAANIDFQYNIIGTGPLFDNHLQLIRELGLKNSVTLLGYQDPNAINQHLENTDVFILPSVTAESGDMEGIPVALMEAMAKGVICLSTLHSGIPELIENNHSGYLVPERDPNALATILTEIVNGKHNLAQIKATALQTILDIYNQKHIYDQLADLLRNNTK
- a CDS encoding BNR-4 repeat-containing protein translates to MLLRKILGCSLFISLTMSLAQADVKIEEVAYVDSSNQAGWWVPLSLKGDDAYFAFNSIGTSNGNHKVKIAKRDQNGDYTEGYIKNADGSHWVHNDDIGHDQPTVAVDGDGYVHVFADHHSDTDGFRYFRSESPESVAKIKRNTDIGFSSGQYTYPVATTAPDGDVYVIVRDVSGEDIGKGLLFRWDTNTQIWSLLTTFASQTNTRVYPDDVAVDENGDVHIIWEWSYDHPRADRHYGSYVKYEPDTGKTRTADGTEVASPVTLSTQGIFYQGLESGESFTSNNVGKGLQSAKLALGEGNRPSVVYRYRTNNTSNGSRDYEVFHIRWNGDSWVDRTSLFSTQDTIAALGHTLVGNRVRTYYVSDDKQIRVAEKNGDGSWSHYSIAPNKHIERIRVQTKNTGLDVVYATAPTEVSFTEGKLYALFAGDDLSTDIPLPASPNPVNASVSNGNDITITWSSVSNADYYEREYRSATSNWAWTYRKTYTAPQTSVTYTNQPARTSEYRVRACNDTGCSPWNTSNRINVSVPIPISPNPVNASVSNGNDITITWSSVSNADYYEREYRSATSNWAWTYRKTYTAPQTSVTYTNQPARTSEYRVRACNDTGCSPWNTSNRINVSVPIPIS
- a CDS encoding MOP flippase family protein; this encodes MSQLKKQASWTLISSVVTAIVQMTQMVILARLVTVDEIGLLAIANIAIALVLVFQDMGLSNYLIHRQNTTSSENSALLFVSLCIGISLAVITVVISPFISQFYQQPKLTHLLSTASVNFAIIGVCSLFQASLVRNFKQKSLAKIEIVARIISFSFVIFYLFLFEINIIAIIYGTIVNAIIKLILFSTFRSNDFKFSYKPEWSIVLPACKFGIYQVGSQVINQLRTQADQIILGKLLGMEVLGFYSIAKELIMKPIRFIGPLISRLLLPRFAINQQNDAKTSQLHIKTIQVLSWCNCLIYAFISLLAYPIILLLYGIRYLESATLLAILGLFGMIRPLGGVFAALAQSRGRSDIEFGWNIIAGIIMTLAISIAALNGSALTVAITLSAIQVFLTLLSSFYFSYTLKLDTQRTFIKTIAIPLLISIAVTVLTSILATNLTTSS
- a CDS encoding GspE/PulE family protein, with the translated sequence MPISSISKANDQEASTSQASLDQGSGIVRFLKEKEIVSHDQLQRALDYQQELGGRIEKILINLGVIQKDELTSLYADYLSLPLFTSDIELSLTPEFILSLDVSKGVEEGILPFAQGGRDGLLSVAVLDPLNIQIYELWIDSEFDLDVHLATQSQFDELRIKLLAERSSEQKLTSVKGGNELERLRELAFGAPTVNLVNSLIVKGIKLRASDMHIEPYKGQYRVRYRVDGILHLSENIPIDLQLGVISRIKILSGMDIAERRKPQDGKIETSVAGKELDIRVSSLPLGEGESMVMRFLLKESVSFGLDTIGYELDLISRIEKDLARTTGVILMTGPTGSGKTTSLYSFLAKLNQPAVKIITLEDPIEYQLDGINQVQVNTEIGYDFAKGLRSIVRQDPDIIMIGEIRDHETARIAMQSSLTGHLVFSTVHTNDAPTTFTRLLDLGVEEFLLNASVISIMAQRLVRTLCPNCKVPDPNVQHLLELPEVNHIAKQYGVSHPHICIQKGCESCGGSGFKGRMAILEYLPNNIEVQSMPKDHTFIEKVREFRIENNLRTLKEDGLLKVLNGVTTYEEVMRVAG
- the gspG gene encoding type II secretion system major pseudopilin GspG encodes the protein MRSKRFLNQGFTLIELLIVMVILGLLASLVAPQMFSKVESSRRGTASAQMQMLATSLDAYRLDVGKYPDNLTELRQSTNKKWDGPYLPRDVPFDPWGNPYVYRFPGNNGPFDMISLGADGREGGEGENADIEYK